In the Candidatus Dechloromonas phosphoritropha genome, TTGCCACATCGTCTGGCGCAAGTTCTGTCGCTCGTATAACTGCCGCCACACACTCATCCTCGGTTTCTTGCTGATCCGACAGCGATGCGGCCAAGAGCAACCAGTTCTCAGCGGCATTTGGCTCCATGGCGCACAATTTTCGTGCAAGGGAGGTGGCTTCGGGACGGCTCGATACATCCTGAACCAATAGTAGGCTCAAGCTCCGCAAACCCTTCCAATTTTCAGGCTCGACGGCCAAGGCTTTGCGATAGACAGCTTCGGCCTCTTCACGGGTTTCCGGTGATTTCTCGAAGACGCCTCCCACGAGAAGCAGGACGGGAGGATCCTCCGGCGCAATCTCCCTCGCCTTGCGCGCGGCATCCAGCGCACCGTCGATCTTGTCCTGCTTGATCAACGCTTCCGCCAGGCAAATCCAGTACAACGCGCCACTGGGATCAACCTCAATCGCATCGCGGGCCAGACGCTCATGTTCCGCACCTTCTTGCACATTCTTGGGTTGGTTGAATAGCCTTGGCACAATCCCCAGCAAGGGATATTCAAACCTCAATGCAGCAGCCTCCCCACCCTCGACGTCCCTTGGACTCTCCATGTATCCGTTCGCGATCGCCGAAGAAAGTTGGGAGGTGCCAAGCGTGCCAAATGTTGTAGTGCCAATCTGCATTGCTTGTTTGACAAATTGTTGAAGGCTCTCGCGATCCGTAGGTAGGGTTCCGTCAAAGGCACCAATCAACTTCAGCAATATCTGTGAAGGCAATGGCAGTCCCAACACCTGCTCAATCACGCCCTTGTCTTCCTCTCCCGCAAACATCCTCTCCAGAACTGTCCTTGCCGCCTTTCTTGCCCTAATCCGCTCGGCCTTGCTCGCCAGATCGCTGTCGTCGCCCGACATATCGAAGATTTCCTCCAGCATCGTCCCGCGCCTCGAAAGAATGACTTCCAGCGCCCGCGTCTCCAATGCGTGCACGACCGGCATCGGACCAATCGCCCGACACAGCGCCAGCATGTATTCGGCTCTACGTGCGTCTGCAGAAGGGGCCTGCAAGCTTTCGTGCGCCAGACGCTGCAACTCTTTCGAGCTGAAAAACACCCGCAAGAACTCGACCAACCACATCAATTTGCGTCTCACCCGGCGACTGGCGCGCATCAGATACCAGATGTTGAAGAAGCGCTCGGCGACCTGGAAGGCCATCCGCTTGCCACTACCGGCCTTGACCTTTTCGGCAACACCGCTCTGCACCAGGCGATCGAGTTGAGCAGAAGCGAGGTTGACCGTCCACCCCAGCGCATCGGCGGCCTGGCGGGCACTCATCGGATCCCAGTGCAAGGCGAGTTTGTCGAGCAGTTGCTGGGCCTGGGTCGGCAGCTCGTCGAAACGGGCCTTGTAAAGCGGCGTCACTTCGTCGAGCAGGCCCTCCAGATCGGAACGCACGTCCCCATCGACGCCCTTCAGCAATACGCCGTAGAGCAGCACCGCGGTACGTGGATTGCCCCCGGTCAGCGTGTGCAGCACGCGCAGTCGGCCGGGGTCGGATTCGACGCGGTTCACCACGTCGTCGGCGCCTCTTTCACGTGCGAGGGCAACGATGGTATCGCGCATCTCGTCCTCAGTCAGTCCTCGCAATTCGTCGATCCGGAAAAAGTCGTAGAAGGCCGCGCCGTAGTCGTAGGTGCTTTCAAGCGCCCGGCTGCTGGCGCCGACGAGGAGGAGTTCCGGGTGTTGCTGCAAGGCTTCGCGCAGGACCCAGTCCTTGTCCTTGATCCGCTCCAGAACGAGGTCGATGTTATCGACCAGCAGCAACAGGCGACGATCCAGCTTTTTTGCCATCCGCAACAGGGCCTGCAGCGCGCACTCACCATCCTTGCGGTCCAGACGTTCGACTTCGGCGTCGATGGCTTTCACTTTGGCGACATCACCGCGCGCTTCGAGAAAATCACCCAGGGCATCGAGACAGTTGAGCCAGAAATCAGCCAGCGTGGCGACGTTGTATTGCTCTTCGGGAAAGGTCAGCGGCAGCCACTGCGCGGCCAGTTCAGCATCATCCTCAACGCCGATGGCAAGGCGGCGCAGCAAGGTCGACTTACCCATTCCCCGCTGACCGAGAATCAATCGATGCTGGGGCCGGGTACCCGGCTTTTCCCGGCGAAAGTCGTCAAGAAAGCGGGCGAGCAGATTGTGACGGGCGATGTAATAAGTGCGCACCTCATCGCGACTCCACAGCGCCGGATTGTAAAGCGCAGGGCGCTTCAACGCGGTATCGTGGCTCATGCGGTAAACCGCCGTTGCCAATAGACGCGCAGCCATTCAAGACGAAAGGCAAAGCGCCTCTGGCGCTCGATCAGGTAGCCGTCGCTGACCAGAACATCGAGCAGGTAATTGAGCAGTTTGTCGCGCTCGTCGGCATCTCGGATCGTTGTGCCTAGTACCTGTGCCAGGTTGTCCCGGCTTTCGCCTGCGGTCGACCGGCAAATCCGGCTCAAAAGCAACGCGGCCTGCCCGGCTTCAGGCTGGCCAAGTTCTTCATCCAGCCGCTGCCGCCAGTAATCGAAGTGGCTGCGATAACCCATGCCGAGCAGCTTTTCGAAAACCAGTTCGACCATCTCTGCATCCGGCGCTCGTCCGCTCTCCAGGCTTTCCTCCCGTAAGTGCTCGAACATCAGTTGCAGGTAGTAGGGAACCGGCCAGCCGACTCGTTGCACGATGACACTGCGTAAACTTTCGTCCACCACGATGCCGTAGCTGCTCGCCAGTTCGCCGAGAAAGCGCTTGGCGGATTCCTCATTGAATGCATCCAGAGGAAATGGCTCAAGATCGTTGATGGTGTCACTCAAGCCCAAGCGTGCGGCCAACGTATCCAGCCCAATGGAGCCGGCGAGCAGCCACTTGACACGACGATAATGGGTCTGGCGGAGGTCGCGCAGCCAATACAGAAATGCGCGCACCTTGCGCCTCCCTTCATCACCTTGTTGCAGCAGGTTGATGACGAAGACGGGCAGTTCATCGACACAGATCAGCCAGTCATCCTCGCCTTCCGAGAGAGCCTTGCCCAGTTCTTCGCCAGCGTCACGCCATTTTTCGGCGTTGACTGCATGCCATTCGATGCCGAGTTCTCCGAGCTTTACGCTCTTGATGCGGGCGAACAGCGCTTTGGTGCGCTGGCTGATGGTTTGCTGGGTGGCGAGCGCACTGAACAGCTCGCGAACGCAATCACTTTCGCTTTCGCATTTGGCGAAACTGCAATGCACGGCCCAACGGGAGTGCTGACGAGCCGTCGCACACAAACGGAGAATCAGAGAGGTCTTGCCGATGCGGCGTGGCGCGAGCATCAAGAGATGGCTACCCTCCAGCTTGCGCCATGCACGTCGCTGTTCCTGTTCCCGGTCAAAGAAATCGTCACCTTCAACCGGATTACCGACACTGATCTTCATGGAAATCTCCACAGCAAGATTTTTGTACAGCAATTCTGCTTTAAATCAGTTTTGATGTAAATATGTAACGCATAAAAAGTGTCCCGGTGAAATACAATTTCCATAAGCTATTTGGAGCCACAGCATCCCCATGAAAGAACTGATCCTTGGCGGCACGCGTTCGGGCAAGAGCGCGCTGGCCGAAAGCCGCGCCACCGCCACGGCATGCAAGGTCATCTACGTCGCCACCGCCACCCCGGGCGACCCTGAAATGGCCGCTCGCATCGCCCACCACCGCGCCCGCCGCCCGGCCGACTGGCATTGTGTCGAAGAGCCGATCCGGCTTGCCGACGCCCTGCGCGATCTGGCGGCCCCGGCAACCTGCATACTCGTCGACTGCCTGACCCTGTGGCTGTCCAACCTGTTCTTCGCCGGCCAGGCTGCTCGGCAAGCCGAAGCCGGGTTGCCCCTCGACTGCCCGCTGTTGCGCGAGCAGGTCGCCGCGCTGCTGGCCATCCTGCCCGACCTGCCGGGCCACGTTATTCTCGTTTCCAACGAAGTCGGCTGCGGCATCGTGCCGATGCACCCGGTTTCGCGGCTGTTCGCCGACGAGCAGGGGCGACTCAACCAGCGCGTGGCAGCGCGCTGCGATCAGGTGACGCTGGTCGCCGCCGGCCTGCCGCTGAGCCTCAAATCCCCGGCAACAGGGGCCTGAGTTTTTCCCGGTCGAGCGCGGCGTCGACCGAATCGGCCAGGCGATCCAGAGCGGCTTCGCGGCAGGCGGCAAAATTGATCCGCTCGGCGGCTTTCAGCCCGGCCCAGGCGAGCAGCGTGGTCAACGCCTCGGGATGGCCAAAATTGCCGTGGCAATGGGTGGCGAAAACCTGGTCATCGTCCGAGATGATGCCCTCGCTGCGGCCATCGAAGAGATGCACCGCCGGCTGCGCCAAACCATCGCCACACCTTACGCCAAGATGAATTTCATAGCCGGTCATTGCCGGCTGACCGGGTAGCGCCGGTTGACCACTGACGTTATGCAACTGCTTCTCGCTTTTCAGCGTCGTCACGCAATCCAGAATGCCCAGCCCCGGGCTGCTGCCGGGCAGGACGATCAAATCGGCAGCCGGTGGCGCTTCACCCGGTCCGATCCAGCGAAAATCGATTTCCGGATGCAGACGCGGCGGATCGAGGTCGTTGTGGTAGGAAACCCAGGGGTAAGCCGGGGGAATCACTTTAATTTTCGCGGCTTTTTTGCTGTCGACCGTAGCAGTCGTGATGGCGTCCTCGGCATCGAAAATCAGGCCATGCCGGCGCCTGCAGAGCCTGTGCCCGTTAAAATTCGCCGCCGTTCACCATCACCGCCGAATTGAGCGCCATGTTCTGCGGCTTGAAGGGGCGGCGCGCACACCGCGACGTTGCTGGATGCGGCACAGCGCAGCCACCAGCTTCGTTTTGCTGGCATCCGACGTGGTGCCTTAAAGCATCAGGGAATATGCGGACACGACGAACCCCGGATCGGAATAGTCGGGAGTTATCGCCGATACAATCGATTACGTTTTCTAACCCAGCCTTGCGGCAAAATGACCCATCAGGTGCATAACCGGAGACCGGCCACCATGCAGCAAAGTGTTTTCATCAGAACGGAATTTTTCCTGCTGATTTTGTTTTCTCTGGTCGTGCCGCTTGCCATCTACGCGTACATGATGTGGAAACGGGCCATTTCACGGAAAACCGTGTTTTTTCTGGCGATTGTGCTGATCGTGCTTGCCGGCATCGACATTCTCTTGCTGCAAAAGTTGAAGGGCCAGGCGGAACTGACATCATCGCTGATCGACAATGCGCTGTTCAGTTCGGAACTTTCGCTGGCCCTCTATCTTTTGCCGGCCCTGTTTGCCGGTGTCGGGATCAACATGATGTCGCACCTGCTGATCAGCCATCTGAGTCAGGCCGAACGTCAGTTTGACCGGGAGCACCCGACGCGCAATGGCGCAGCAGACGATGCTGGCAACTAGGCCGAGCCAGGCTGGCATTCGGCTGATTGCCCTGATCGAAGCGGGCAAGGGCAGCCTGGTCCTGCTCGCCGGGTTTGGCCTGCTGGAACTCGTGCATCACGACTTGCAGCACAGCGCCGAATCCATCGTTCGCCATTTCCACCTGAATCCGGCGAGTCATTACCCGAAAATCTTCATCGACAGCCTGACTCAATTCGACAGCAGCTATTTATGGCTGATGTCCGCAGCGGCATCTGCCTATGCCAGCCTACGTCTGATCGAAGCCTGGGGCCTGTGGGGGCAACGGCGCTGGGCCGAATGGCTGGGCGCACTGAGCGGCGCCATCTATCTGCCCATCGAAATTTACGAACTGCTGCAAGGCGTGACCTGGATCAAGTCGGGCATCTTCGCAATCAACCTGCTGTGCGTCCTGCTGCTCACCAATGCGCTGCGCAACCCGGCCAGGCATGGCTGAGAGCGGCGGCAACTTGCCAGTGCATGGCGCCTCACTTAGCGTCGTTTCTCTTGCCTTTTCCATCGCTAACCGGCGCTTTGAAAGCACCCACCCGCAGGACGACCGTTCTCCAGAATGAACCTCGACCCCGCTCTGTTTTCGATGCCTCTGGCCGCGCGGGTCGCCGTGCTGCTTGACTGGGTGCTCGGCGAGACGCGCCGCTTTCACCCGCTGGTCGGCTTCGGCCTGCCGGCCAACGAAGCGGCGTGGCAACGTCTGGCAACGGCTCTGAACGCATGGAGTACTTTATGAAAATCCGCCATTTTATTGGGTTGACCGCAGCATTCCTGCTCGCCGGCAGTGCGCTGGCGGATCTGGTCGTCCGCGACGATAGCGGCCGTGACGTACACCTTAAGGGGCCAGCCCGGCGCATCGTCACACTCGCCCCCCATTCGGCCGAAAGTCTCTACGCCGCCGGCGCCGGTGCCTATCTGGTCGGCACCGTTGACTACAGTGATTACCCGCCGGAGGCAAAGAAGGTGCCGCGCATCGGCGCTTATTCGCGCGTCGATCTCGAAGCGATTGCTGCCCTCAAGCCCGATCTGGTCATTGCCTGGCAAAGTGGCAACGCATCGGCACAGGTCGACAAGCTGGAAAAGCTCGGCCTCACCGTCTTCATTACCCAGCCGAACCGGATGGAAGACATCGCCACCCATCTCGAACAACTGGGCAAGCTGGCCGCGACCG is a window encoding:
- the cobU gene encoding bifunctional adenosylcobinamide kinase/adenosylcobinamide-phosphate guanylyltransferase, producing the protein MKELILGGTRSGKSALAESRATATACKVIYVATATPGDPEMAARIAHHRARRPADWHCVEEPIRLADALRDLAAPATCILVDCLTLWLSNLFFAGQAARQAEAGLPLDCPLLREQVAALLAILPDLPGHVILVSNEVGCGIVPMHPVSRLFADEQGRLNQRVAARCDQVTLVAAGLPLSLKSPATGA
- a CDS encoding DUF2127 domain-containing protein encodes the protein MLATRPSQAGIRLIALIEAGKGSLVLLAGFGLLELVHHDLQHSAESIVRHFHLNPASHYPKIFIDSLTQFDSSYLWLMSAAASAYASLRLIEAWGLWGQRRWAEWLGALSGAIYLPIEIYELLQGVTWIKSGIFAINLLCVLLLTNALRNPARHG
- a CDS encoding ATP-binding protein; translation: MKISVGNPVEGDDFFDREQEQRRAWRKLEGSHLLMLAPRRIGKTSLILRLCATARQHSRWAVHCSFAKCESESDCVRELFSALATQQTISQRTKALFARIKSVKLGELGIEWHAVNAEKWRDAGEELGKALSEGEDDWLICVDELPVFVINLLQQGDEGRRKVRAFLYWLRDLRQTHYRRVKWLLAGSIGLDTLAARLGLSDTINDLEPFPLDAFNEESAKRFLGELASSYGIVVDESLRSVIVQRVGWPVPYYLQLMFEHLREESLESGRAPDAEMVELVFEKLLGMGYRSHFDYWRQRLDEELGQPEAGQAALLLSRICRSTAGESRDNLAQVLGTTIRDADERDKLLNYLLDVLVSDGYLIERQRRFAFRLEWLRVYWQRRFTA
- a CDS encoding cobalamin-binding protein, translating into MEYFMKIRHFIGLTAAFLLAGSALADLVVRDDSGRDVHLKGPARRIVTLAPHSAESLYAAGAGAYLVGTVDYSDYPPEAKKVPRIGAYSRVDLEAIAALKPDLVIAWQSGNASAQVDKLEKLGLTVFITQPNRMEDIATHLEQLGKLAATDATAHAAAERFRERLAELRKANAGKPTVRVFYQIWKAPLMTVGGQQIITDAIRLCGGENVFGQLSQMAPTVSVEAVLEANPEAIVATGMGDARPEWLHDWDKWTRMTAVNRGNLFHINPDIMQRHTPRILDGTEKLCRLLDTARSRRP